In the genome of Dermatobacter hominis, the window GGCCGCCGGTGCCGCTCGCCACCGTCGCCACGGTGTACGACCGCTACGTCGAGCAGAAGCGCCGACGGCGCCTCGTCGACTTCGACGACATCCTCCGGCTGGCGGCACGCGACCTCGAGGCCGACCCGGTGTACGCCGCGGCCCGGCGCTGGCGGTTCCGCCACCTGTTCGTCGACGAGTTCCAGGACGTGAACCCCCTGCAGTTCCACCTGCTGCAGCAGTGGCTCGGCCCGGACTCCGACGTGTGCATCGTGGGCGACCCGAACCAGGCGATCTACGCCTGGAACGGCGCGGATGCCCGCTACCTCGTCGACTTCGACCACTTCTTCCCCGGCGGCGAGACGGTGACGCTCGAGGACAACTACCGGTCGACGCCCCAGATCCTCGCCGTGGCCAACGGCGTCCTGCAGCGGGGGTCGAACGTGCCGATCCGGCTCCGGCCGCACCGCCCCGCCGGCGAGGTGCCGACCGTGCGGGCCCACGCCGACGACGTCGCCGAGGCGCGCGCCGTCGCCCGCGCCTGCCGCGACGGCCACCGTCCCGGCGTGCCGTGGTCGGCCCAGGCGGTGCTGGTGCGGACCAACGCCCAGACCACCCTGCTCACCGAGGCGATGACGTCGGCCGGCGTCCCGCACCGCGTGCGCGGCGCCGGTCGGCTGCTCGAGCAGCCCGAGGTGACCGAGGCGCTGCAGGTCGTCCGCCGGGCGCCCTCGCTCGACGTGGCGCTGGCCGACCTCGACCACGACGTCGTCGGCGGCGACCGGCTGACCGAGGAGCGCGCCGCCAACGTGGCCGAGGTCGTCCGGCTCGGACGCGAGTTCCTCGCGCTCGAGCCGTCGGGCGACGCGCCTGCGTTCCTCGCCTGGCTCACCACCACGCTCCGCGACGAGGACCGCGGGGGTGGCGACGCGGTCGACATCGTCACCTTCCACGCGGCCAAGGGCCTCGAGTGGTCGGTGGTGCACGTGGCCGGGCTCGAGGAGGGCTACGTCCCGATCCACCACGCCGAGACGACCGACGACGTCGACGAGGAGCGCCGGCTCCTGTACGTCGCGCTGACCCGGGCGCGCGACGAGCTCCACTGCACCTGGGCGCGCAAGCGCACGTTCGGGTCGCGCAGCATGAACCGCTCGCCGTCGCCGTGGGTGGAGTCGATCGAGACGACGCTCGGGGTGGCGCCCACCCAGGTGTCGCGGTCCAAGGGCGCCGAGCGGGCCCGCGCCGCCCGCAAGGCGATCCCGAAGGCGGGCGTGCCCACCTCCGGCCCCGAGAAGGTGCTCTTCGAGGCCCTGCGAGCCTGGCGGCGCGAC includes:
- a CDS encoding ATP-dependent helicase, giving the protein MANPSELPLPDRLVGDDGAVADPSGGDGPGATAAASSLLRGLNEHQEAAVTSPSSPLRILAGAGSGKTRVLTHRIAHRAEVGTLDPTRVLAVTFTRKAAGELRDRLGRLGLRDGVHAGTFHAIAYAQLRQRWEERGIAPPELLDRKVGFVARLIPGRSDRTTPLDVTAEIEWAAARRITPERYEPEAAKARRRPPVPLATVATVYDRYVEQKRRRRLVDFDDILRLAARDLEADPVYAAARRWRFRHLFVDEFQDVNPLQFHLLQQWLGPDSDVCIVGDPNQAIYAWNGADARYLVDFDHFFPGGETVTLEDNYRSTPQILAVANGVLQRGSNVPIRLRPHRPAGEVPTVRAHADDVAEARAVARACRDGHRPGVPWSAQAVLVRTNAQTTLLTEAMTSAGVPHRVRGAGRLLEQPEVTEALQVVRRAPSLDVALADLDHDVVGGDRLTEERAANVAEVVRLGREFLALEPSGDAPAFLAWLTTTLRDEDRGGGDAVDIVTFHAAKGLEWSVVHVAGLEEGYVPIHHAETTDDVDEERRLLYVALTRARDELHCTWARKRTFGSRSMNRSPSPWVESIETTLGVAPTQVSRSKGAERARAARKAIPKAGVPTSGPEKVLFEALRAWRRDQSRAADVPAFVIFNDATLGAIAERRPRSQSQLLDVPGVGPVKAQRFGADVLRIVAESAG